One part of the Marinobacter sp. M3C genome encodes these proteins:
- a CDS encoding Lpp/OprI family alanine-zipper lipoprotein: MRKLTIAGLALATALTAGCATTDDAAMMEANATASSAEQTAENAMNTANSAASSARSAKQTADQALAAAKAAQKSADEANERAKRMLDRASKK, from the coding sequence ATGCGTAAACTGACGATCGCTGGGCTTGCACTGGCAACCGCTCTGACTGCTGGCTGTGCCACTACTGATGACGCCGCTATGATGGAAGCCAATGCTACAGCTAGTTCAGCTGAGCAAACGGCTGAAAATGCAATGAACACTGCCAACAGCGCCGCCAGCTCTGCCCGCTCTGCCAAGCAGACAGCTGATCAAGCTCTGGCTGCTGCCAAAGCTGCTCAAAAATCCGCTGACGAAGCCAACGAGCGCGCCAAACGCATGCTTGACCGAGCCAGCAAGAAGTAA